The Corylus avellana chromosome ca11, CavTom2PMs-1.0 genome contains the following window.
tttaaggtatatCGCACTTATCCGACCAGTTTGAATTGTGTTGAACccaaaaataccaaattatGCACTGCACTTTCGTTACCTTTTTATTTACCGGATTGATTTGATATCCCATCAACGGGCCTTTTATTCAAAATGAATCGATATATTagtctaataataataataataagtgaaGGGATTGATGAGACCATGGCCTACCATTGTGTTACCATTCCAGGTGGTGGTCCACCTATTTCAACAATACCCTAAAATGGTGAGAGGTTGGCCGGCCTACCCTAACAACTTAGAGACATCAAATTCAAGGGATTCTAGGGTACCCTATTTAGAGGCAAATAGGGCCATTGGTATAAAGATTGTCGAAACTAAGTGAAATAACGAAAAGTAAAAAGGAAATGGATTGGAGAGGAACAATACACAAATAAtttagggaaattatatcaaaatacCTTGGGTAAACacgccaaattttttttgtcttttaagtttttttttttttttgacaatttactTCCTATGTCAATcgaaatgtcaaaaaaatatttacagtcaaatttttttaactgtcgttagattggttgaaatGTAGCGTTTGTCacgtcagcataataattttttattaatttaatttaaaaattttaaaaattaaaaaaaaaaatatttatatatatatatatataNNNNNNNNNNNNNNNNNNNNNNNNNNNNNNNNNNNNNNNNNNNNNNNNNNNNNNNNNNNNNNNNNNNNNNNNNNNNNNNNNNNNNNNNNNNNNNNNNNNNaagatattttgatataatttccgAATAATTTATATGGTTCGACATTATACCTACGTCCTTAGGAGCAAGCAACTAATTTTTAACTATCTCAACAAAGAATAGGGTTACAACTTCTATGCATTGTGCCGAATTTAAACTCTAACCTGAtactttaaaattatcaatatatcCTTACAATACCACGAGAGCTTTACCCACGTACCCCCCACTTATTATTTGGCCATGGTAAAATAAACTTAAATTAAGCTACAATTGGCAGCATGAATTTCACTCTATTCTGTTCATTTCgcttataagatttttttttttaaagaagggGAGAAAGGAAGGGGGGGAGGGAGGGATATTTCCCATTACAATGGAAAGGGGATGCGTTGAGGGCGTAGGAATTATTGGTAAAGACAAATTAATAAATTGGGGTTTATCAGGACTAGTGCTACGAGCTTCCAGAATACAATGGGATCTTCGTAAAGCTAACCATTATGAGTGTTACAACGAATTGGATTAGGAAGTCCaatggaaaaaaataaggggATTCATTAGCTCGTTATTTAGTCCAAATTGGTGAAATGACAAAATCCATAAAAACGTATTCAAGAGGCTCTAGAAGGAATTCCAGGAGTCCTATGAGAATTTAGAAATTCGATACTTTGATAGGGGGAGGATAGGTGAAAATGCAACCAGAAAAACTTATGGTTGTAGCGCAATGAGCATTAATATTGTTGGCACAAAACTCTAGAAGGAATTCTAGGAGCCCTATGAGAATTTAGAAATTCGATACTTTGATAGGGGGAGGATAGGTGAAAATGTAAACAGAAAAATTTATGGTTGTAGCGCAATGAGCATTAATATTGTGGGCACAAAAGTTTGCAATTCTATTATTCTTGCAGACTTCCCAAGAAGTGGAGGCTGACGTGGTTGCAAGGGTATATGGATGATGGAGAAGATTCTCCAATCTTTGGTAATATTGGGGTATTGAAAGGCAAGAATCACAATCAAAGAGTTACCTTCCATAATAGATTTTTTTGATACCAAGGGAGACTGCTCATATGCAGGGGAACCAATGCTTCAAATGAGTTCTTGCAGACTGATGCTTGAGTAAAGGAGTCTCTATTGACAGTGTTGAATTTGATCTTGAAATAATTTGCAGGAGAGGGGTACCATTTTTCCAAGATGTATGGAGAACTTAGAATCCGTTTGgcttatatcacattaatcacttcttataactattcaaacaaaaaacttagAACAAAAACATTTACCAAACACTATCTTAGCTTTCCAAGTTGTGTGGTGTTCGAGTGAGACCTTTTTCATGGTTTTGGAGATGGCTAAAGCATCAAGGGCAATGCCATCatgaaattaaatctgaaccgTTAAAAAAACTACGGTAcatatattatgatttttttacaaCACCTAAGCTAAATCCATCCGGTAGCTAGTTTATGAACCAAAATGCCACATGTTGGATGGAGTTAGACGTGATTGGGCAATTATTAGTTTGCTAAATGTACTACACTCCACCCTTCTAGCCTTAATggccaaataaataaacaaataagcgTTTTCTTTACAAATTGGAGAGGGATGGGGCAATAGATGTTGAGAGGAAGAATGTAGATGATATGGTAATGCATTGCATAAAGTCTatggtttaatttgtttttattatttgttaattagCAACTCTTCCAAAAGCCGAAATTAATAGGCCAAATACAAATGGTATTTTCAAAGGGACAATAGATGTAGCTGAAAGCGaatgatatttgtttttagTCCTCTGCTAAGGTTCCTTCGCTCTGGGTGATCCCGAGTGCAAACCGGCGGCAAGGTTTTAGTCCCCTGTCCTTGGATATCGACGATATGGGCGATTCTGGACATGGTGTGTTCACAGAAGATGCTGTGAGGGGCAAGCACTATGACCAATCTTCTCTTACTGAGGGAGAAAGGATTGGTATCTCCATCACAGAAGGAGAGGTGGATGAAGTTCGCCGGCAGGGAGAGAACTGCTTGATTGGGCGATACTGGACTGAACGAAAATACAACAAGGAGGCGTTTAAAAATGTCCTATCCAGGATCTGGCGTATGGAGGGACGAGTGACTTTCAGAGAGTTACAGGATAACCTCTGGATTATTGAATTCGTGGATGGAGAGGACAAACGCCGAATTCTAGAAGGGCGCCCTTGGTCGTTTGATCGGCAGATTTTTGTGCTTCAAGAGTTTGAAGGAAACACTCCGCCCTCACAAATGAATTTTAGTCTCTCACCATTTTGGATCCAAATACATGATATGCCGTTGATATGCATGAACACGGGAGTGGGCAGGAAGATAGGCAAATCCATGGGCCAGGTGGAGGAAGTTGACGTTGCGGAGGGCTGTGCAGGTTGGGGAAGGTACCTATGTATTCGGGTCATCCTTGATCTTATGAAACCTCTAGACCGTGGGCGAGCATTGCATTTGGGCGACAAAGTGAACTGGGTGGATTTTCAATATGAAAAGCTAGCTCAATTCTGTTATCAGTGTGGTTGTATTCTGCATGGTTCTCGGGGATGCTTGGCAAAACGAAGTGGAAGGCAAGCCACTGCAGAGGGTACGAAACGATGGGGAGCGTGGCTTAAAGCTGATGACCCGGGCAGAAAAACTGAAATGGGTCAAAGCTCAAAAGTTCCGGGCGAATGGTCTTCTCCAGCGAAAGAGGTTTGGGGCTCTGACGGCGAGAGGAGTTCAACGGGGAAGGAAGGCCACGGTAATTTTGGTAACCCTAGTGATTCTAGCAAGCCTATTAATGGGG
Protein-coding sequences here:
- the LOC132165165 gene encoding uncharacterized protein LOC132165165 — its product is MEPKRVWLLSFTRFASSVKRSALTVAEEARFKATSQTVGVRAIESLEQRAPLPKKWRLTWLQGYMDDGEDSPIFGNIGSSAKVPSLWVIPSANRRQGFSPLSLDIDDMGDSGHGVFTEDAVRGKHYDQSSLTEGERIGISITEGEVDEVRRQGENCLIGRYWTERKYNKEAFKNVLSRIWRMEGRVTFRELQDNLWIIEFVDGEDKRRILEGRPWSFDRQIFVLQEFEGNTPPSQMNFSLSPFWIQIHDMPLICMNTGVGRKIGKSMGQVEEVDVAEGCAGWGRYLCIRVILDLMKPLDRGRALHLGDKVNWVDFQYEKLAQFCYQCGCILHGSRGCLAKRSGRQATAEGTKRWGAWLKADDPGRKTEMGQSSKVPGEWSSPAKEVWGSDGERSSTGKEGHGNFGNPSDSSKPINGVSSDESSGYHMGNNSPTGAMKAASNSKSRGGEGKRQKFSLAEREAVQGAKPRGKKGRTTGGNYLGRGLGQNNKGNTVKKQEPMALAKGGPSGER